The genomic segment AATTTGAGTCCTTCTGGGAACAACGCAATAATTATTCTGCGATTCTCGGTAAACGCCCAGACAGGAAAGACGGAGCCTCACGCAAATTTGTCGAGAATACTTTACGAATGATTCTGCGCGTAATTTTCGGAGTCAGAGTCCCCGACGCAAATTGCCCGTTTAGATTAATGCGTTCTGAACTAGTCGCAAAATATATTGACAGAATGCCCAAAGATTTTAACTTGCCAAATGTCATGTTAACGACTTATTTTGCATATTACCGCGAGAAAATAAATTTTTGTGATGTAACGTTCAGACCTCGTCAGGGCGGAGTCAATTCAATCAATATCAGGAAAATTATCAAAATCGGCATGAAAGCTGTCAAAGATTTCTATATGCTGAAAAAGAGTCTCACTCAATGCGAGAGAAGCTCATAAAATGTTTTGCTGATTAAATAATATTAACGAACCTTTATAGCTATATGTGTGTTAGCTGCAACATTTGTGTAGATTGTATCTGTAACAGTATCGGCAGCAGTAGCAGCATAAATTCCAGTAGTACCGGCTCTAGCGGCTATGTTATCTTTTATTGCGCTGCTGTCAGTGTTTGAGAATGCATAAACAATATACCATGTATCGGTGGCAGGAGCAGTACCGGCGACCTTCAATACACTGTAACTAGAATTTTTTATAGCGTCGTCAGTTGTGTTAATATCCTCTGCAACCACTTTACGTAATGTGTCTTTATCTGTCCAGTTTTTATCGCCGTTTTCCAGATAGTCTACTATTGCAGCTTTCTTCATAGTTATAAGATTACCGATAATTGCTGAAGCCTTTGCGTTATCATTTGCACTTGTAGTCGTTATTGACATCATAGCGCTAAGAGTCCCGATAATAACAAGCACGATTAATAATTCAATGAGCGTAAAACCTCGGCGGTTAGTCATGATAAAAAGTTCCTCCTTTACAATTTCGCGAAAAGTTATAATCAGGCGCAATAAAACTAGTTACGACTAATTAAACTATTATAACGCTTTCGATTGCAGATATAGCAAATGCACTTGAATAGCAATAAAAACTTTTCATTAATGTCGCCGCAAAATTAATCCGGGTGAGAATCGATGCACTTTGCGTTATAATCACTGTAATTATTTATTCTCAGACAGGAGGAATTATTTACATGATCGAAATCAAGGGCTTAACTGACTCCGAAGTACACGCAAGCCGCGCTCAGTACGGTTCTAACACGTTGACGGAACTTCCGAGAGAGACACTCTATCAAAAATTTCTAAGCTCTCTCACCGATCCGATGATTATTATTTTATTGTGCGCACTCGTTATCCAGCTTGTATTATTCTTTATGGGACGTGCGGAATGGTTTGAGCCGGTCGGGATTCTAATCGCAGTCTTAATCGCGTCGGGAGTCTCTTCTTACACCGAATATCAGCAGGAAAATAAAGCCTCGGCACTCAAAGCAGAACAGGAAGCCGGAGAAACTACAAAAGTTATCCGCAATGGCAGCACTCATGAAATTCACGTCAGCGAAGTTGTCAAGGACGATATTATTTACTTGCAGGCAGGCGACAAAATCCCCGCAGACGGAATCATAATCGACGGTGCAATAAAAGTAGATCAATCCGCACTTAACGGCGAAACAGAAGAAGCTGACAAGATTCCAGACTCAAAGAATCAAAGCTATGACGTGAAAGACTTGCTAAATAAATTTTATGCTTATCGCGGCACAGTCGTATGTTCGGGCGAGGCTTATATGAAAATTTTAGTTGTCGGCGATAAAACTTTATTCGGCGGACTTGCTCTCGAAGTTCAGGAAGAAACACGCAAGACTCCTTTACAAGTCAAACTCGGCAAACTAGCGCAGCAAATTTCAGTTTTCGGCTATACAGGTGCAGCAGCAATTATAATCGGAATATTAGCAAGAACTCTCATAACCGGTAATGCACCCGGAGATTTTTACGGCTGGCTGAGACTTCTTGTTGACGCTATAACAGTAGCAGTTACTATTGTAGTGTGTGCCGTCCCTGAAGGTTTGCCCATGCTTACGTCAATGTTGATGTCGTTCCAGTCCATGCAGATGGCCGGCGATAATGTTTTAGTGCGCAAGTTGAACGGACTCGAGACTGCCGGAAGCCTAAATATTTTATTCAGCGACAAAACCGGAACTATTACAGAAGGAAAATTAAGCATCGCAGAAATTGCACTTCCTGACTCAAAAGTTTATGACTCTCTCGACAAAGTACCGGACTCAAGCATTGACGATATTTTAATCGGTGCAGGAGTCAATAACAGTGCAAGAGTCGGCGATAATTCAGTAATCGGCGGTAACAGCACGGATCGCGCTTTAATGGCGTTGTTCATGAGTGATAGTAAATTACTCGACAAAATTGCAAAGTTTGAACGCGACATAAAAGAGTCTGAAGCCTTCAACTCTGATAAAAAAATGTCAAGCGTTACCCTCAATGACGGCAGAATTTACTACAAAGGCGCACCCGAAAAAATTATCCCTCAATGCGTCAACATCACCAGCAAAACTAAGCTCGATAAATATATTAACGCTCAAGCAGACAGGGCAATGCGTTTATTAGCAGTCGCAAAGGATTCAGACGAGGGAATGCAGTTAATCTGTGTCTTGAGTATTCGCGATAATGTCCGCAAAGAAGCAGTCGAAGCCATTAAACGTGTGAGAAATGCCGGGATTCAAGTCGTTATGGTAACAGGAGACCGCAAAGAAACAGCTATAGCAATCGCAAAAGAGGCCGGATTAATCACTAAGCCAGAAGAAATTGCTATGACAAGTGCTGAAATGGCCGAGAAGAGCGACTCGGAATTAAAAGCGTTATTACCAAATTTGCGGGTTATCTCGCGTGCGTTACCTTCAGATAAGAGCAGACTCGTAAAAATTGCGCAGGAATTAAATTTAGTCGTCGGCATGACTGGAGACGGAGTAAATGACTCTCCTGCACTGAAAAAAGCTGATGTCGGCTTTGCAATGGGTTCGGGAACTGAAGTCGCAAAAGAAGCCGGAGATATTACAATTCTTGACGACAATTTTAAATCAATCGCTAAAGCAATTCTCTACGGGCGCACAATGTTCAAGAGTATTCGCAAATTTTTAGTATTCCAGTTGACTGTCAATGTCGCAGCGGTGTTAATATGTTTCTTGGGGCCGTTGTTCGGACAAAATGTAATCTTGACAGTTATTCAGTTATTATTAATTAATTTAGCAATGGACACTTTAGCGGCTATAGCGTTTGGGTCAGAACCTCCGAGAGAAATTTACATGAACGAGAAGCCCATACCAAGAGACGAAAATATTATCACGCCTACAATGTTCAGCGAAATTTTAACGGGAGCAGCTTATATTACGTTTATATGTCTTGCTGTGTTGTTCCTGCCTCCTGTCAGAAAATTATTTATGAGCGATGATATTATTTATTTGCGGACGGCATTATTTGCGGTGTTCATGATGTCAATTACGTTTAACGGGCTTGGGATGGCCTCGTCGAAAAATTGCGTGTTCGTGATGTTATTTATTTTCGTGCTGCAATATATATTTATTACGTTCGGCGGGGATGTCTTGAACGTTCATGCGCTGACTTTGGACTCATGGCTTAATTGCTTTGTGCTGTCGTTTATGATTATTCCTGTGAGATTACTGGCAAAGAATCCGCAGATTTTCACGGCTTTATATGACAAGCTGCACAAGGAGTAAAATTTTTATTGAAGCCGATACCCTTCATTCGCGCGACTCATGGGCGGGGAGGTTAAATGCAGCAAATCTGCATTTTTTGTAAGGGGGGACGGGCTTTTGGAGTCCTCCCTTACAATTTTTGCGTATATAGTAAATGCACTTGATATAGACGTGTATTGACGCACAAACAGCACCGATTGTAAAAATGTTTACGGCCATTATTCATAAACAACGCTTTTAATTTTTCCCCCGCGCTGGATGAGTAGTTCCCACCCACCCACCCGAATACGTTTATCCCACGCACAATGAAAAAATTTTATCGCGCAAATACACAGACACTGCGAATAATAACGGGTATAATGTAAAACAATAAATTTATTCTAGTGAAGGGAGATGTTTTTTTTGCCGCGCTATATATGTATTCACGGACATTTTTATCAGCCTCCGAGAGAAAATCCTTGGCTCGAAACCGTAGAAATTCAAGAAAGCGCATCACCTTGGCACGATTGGAACGCAAGAATTTCTGCCGAGTGTTACAGCCGTAATGCAGCATCAAGAATATTAAATCAACAGGGAGATATTATAAAAATTTGCAACAATTACGCCCGAATGAGCTTCAATATTGGCCCGACTCTTTTAACGTGGCTCGAAGAAAATGATCCCCTATGTTATCAAGGCATACTAGACGCAGATAAAGCAGGCATTAAAAAATTTTCCGGTCATGGCCCCGCAATGGCACAAGTCTATAATCATATAATTATGCCTCTCGCATCACGACGCGACAAAGAAACTCAAGTCAAATGGGGTATCGCAGATTTCAGAAAACGCTTTAACCGAATGCCCGAAGGTATGTGGCTCGCTGAATGTGCAGTAGATACAGAGACTCTCGAAGTCTTAGCGGAAAACGGAATATTATTCACTGTTTTATCACCGTGGCAGGCTAAATCAGTGCGGGCTATAGGCTGGGGCGGCTGGCAGGACGTTAGCGGCGCAAAAATTGACACAACTTGCGCATATAAATGCAATTTACCTTCAGGACGAAGCATATCACTATTTTTCTATGACGGCGTATTATCGCAAAAAATTGCGTTCGGAGGCTTACTCGATGACGGCGGAGAATTTGCACGGGAATTAATAAACGCTCACACAGAACCAGGCAGACCCGTTTTATCTCATGTCGCAACAGACGGCGAATCATACGGCCACCATCACAAATACGGCGATATGGCGTTGTCTTACTGCTTGAACACTCTCGATAACTCAACAGAAGCAAGACTCACAGTTTACGGAGAATTTCTCTCGTTCTATCCTCCTGAGAGCGAAGTAAAAATTATCGAAAACTCTTCATGGAGCTGTGCACACGGAGT from the Synergistaceae bacterium genome contains:
- a CDS encoding glycosyltransferase family 2 protein; this translates as PELYIIAPAYNESQNILQFIEDWYPVIERHNANNLSRLVIIDDGSKDDTYKILQDSARGKNLLLPLTKKNGGHGSALLYGYKYAIDNGAEFIFQTDSDGQTLASEFESFWEQRNNYSAILGKRPDRKDGASRKFVENTLRMILRVIFGVRVPDANCPFRLMRSELVAKYIDRMPKDFNLPNVMLTTYFAYYREKINFCDVTFRPRQGGVNSINIRKIIKIGMKAVKDFYMLKKSLTQCERSS
- a CDS encoding prepilin-type N-terminal cleavage/methylation domain-containing protein; protein product: MTNRRGFTLIELLIVLVIIGTLSAMMSITTTSANDNAKASAIIGNLITMKKAAIVDYLENGDKNWTDKDTLRKVVAEDINTTDDAIKNSSYSVLKVAGTAPATDTWYIVYAFSNTDSSAIKDNIAARAGTTGIYAATAADTVTDTIYTNVAANTHIAIKVR
- a CDS encoding calcium-translocating P-type ATPase, PMCA-type → MIEIKGLTDSEVHASRAQYGSNTLTELPRETLYQKFLSSLTDPMIIILLCALVIQLVLFFMGRAEWFEPVGILIAVLIASGVSSYTEYQQENKASALKAEQEAGETTKVIRNGSTHEIHVSEVVKDDIIYLQAGDKIPADGIIIDGAIKVDQSALNGETEEADKIPDSKNQSYDVKDLLNKFYAYRGTVVCSGEAYMKILVVGDKTLFGGLALEVQEETRKTPLQVKLGKLAQQISVFGYTGAAAIIIGILARTLITGNAPGDFYGWLRLLVDAITVAVTIVVCAVPEGLPMLTSMLMSFQSMQMAGDNVLVRKLNGLETAGSLNILFSDKTGTITEGKLSIAEIALPDSKVYDSLDKVPDSSIDDILIGAGVNNSARVGDNSVIGGNSTDRALMALFMSDSKLLDKIAKFERDIKESEAFNSDKKMSSVTLNDGRIYYKGAPEKIIPQCVNITSKTKLDKYINAQADRAMRLLAVAKDSDEGMQLICVLSIRDNVRKEAVEAIKRVRNAGIQVVMVTGDRKETAIAIAKEAGLITKPEEIAMTSAEMAEKSDSELKALLPNLRVISRALPSDKSRLVKIAQELNLVVGMTGDGVNDSPALKKADVGFAMGSGTEVAKEAGDITILDDNFKSIAKAILYGRTMFKSIRKFLVFQLTVNVAAVLICFLGPLFGQNVILTVIQLLLINLAMDTLAAIAFGSEPPREIYMNEKPIPRDENIITPTMFSEILTGAAYITFICLAVLFLPPVRKLFMSDDIIYLRTALFAVFMMSITFNGLGMASSKNCVFVMLFIFVLQYIFITFGGDVLNVHALTLDSWLNCFVLSFMIIPVRLLAKNPQIFTALYDKLHKE